One part of the Aestuariirhabdus litorea genome encodes these proteins:
- a CDS encoding NAD+ synthase produces the protein MSRPIRIAMAQLNTLVGDIPGNTQRLIAAAEEARDRLKADLILFPELALCGYPPEDLLLRSSMLGRVAQGLEQLKAVSGIHMVIGLPGEQEGRLYNQAVVLRDGEVLGRYSKQHLPNYQVFDEKRYFVEGRETLVVDCLGTPMAITVCEDVWHPQPVAQARELGAKLILTINASPFHLDKLQQRHQVVAQRCAESELPLVYINQVGGQDELVFDGASFAMNADGVLAASAPAYEEGIFLVEFDPAAGRLLPGDCAAPLDRNASAYQALVCGVRDYVTKNGFRGVVLGLSGGIDSALTLAVAVDALGAERVEAVMMPFRYTSQMSLEDAEEEANTLGVRYSVLPIEPMFDAFMATLAPQFEGTGRDTTEENLQARCRGVLLMALSNKKGYLVLTTGNKSEMAVGYATLYGDMAGGFDVLKDVPKSMVFALSNYRNSLSPAIPQRVIDRPPSAELAPDQVDEDSLPPYDVLDPMLELYIEQDQSAEAIIAQGFERESVYRVLRMVDINEYKRRQAAIGVRITSRGFGRDRRYPVTSGWKQGD, from the coding sequence ATGAGTCGTCCCATTCGCATCGCTATGGCCCAGCTGAACACTTTGGTGGGCGATATACCCGGTAATACCCAACGCCTGATCGCAGCCGCTGAAGAGGCCCGTGATCGGCTCAAGGCTGACCTGATCCTGTTTCCGGAACTGGCCCTGTGCGGTTATCCCCCGGAGGATCTGCTGTTGCGCAGCAGCATGCTGGGGCGGGTGGCCCAGGGGCTCGAGCAGCTAAAGGCGGTATCGGGTATCCATATGGTGATCGGCTTGCCGGGAGAGCAGGAGGGCCGTCTCTATAACCAGGCGGTTGTGCTGCGTGACGGCGAGGTGCTGGGGCGTTACAGCAAACAGCACCTGCCCAACTACCAGGTGTTCGATGAAAAACGCTACTTTGTCGAAGGCCGTGAGACGCTGGTCGTGGATTGCCTGGGGACGCCCATGGCCATTACGGTGTGCGAGGATGTCTGGCATCCGCAACCGGTGGCCCAGGCCAGAGAGCTGGGGGCGAAGTTGATCCTCACCATCAACGCCTCCCCCTTCCACCTCGACAAGCTGCAGCAGCGCCATCAGGTGGTGGCCCAGCGCTGCGCCGAAAGTGAACTGCCGCTGGTCTATATCAACCAGGTGGGAGGGCAGGATGAGCTGGTGTTCGATGGCGCCTCCTTCGCGATGAATGCCGACGGGGTGCTGGCGGCCAGCGCGCCGGCCTACGAGGAGGGGATCTTCCTGGTGGAGTTTGACCCGGCCGCCGGTCGCCTGCTGCCGGGGGACTGTGCCGCGCCTCTGGATCGCAACGCCTCGGCCTACCAGGCGCTGGTGTGTGGGGTGCGCGATTACGTCACCAAAAATGGTTTTCGCGGCGTTGTGCTGGGGCTGTCCGGCGGTATCGACTCGGCGTTGACCCTGGCGGTGGCGGTGGATGCGCTGGGTGCCGAGCGGGTCGAAGCGGTGATGATGCCGTTCCGCTACACCTCGCAGATGAGTCTGGAGGATGCGGAGGAGGAGGCCAACACCCTCGGCGTCCGCTATTCGGTGCTGCCCATTGAACCGATGTTTGATGCCTTTATGGCCACCCTGGCACCCCAGTTTGAGGGCACTGGCCGCGACACCACCGAGGAGAATCTGCAGGCGCGCTGTCGCGGCGTGCTGCTGATGGCACTGTCGAATAAAAAGGGTTACCTGGTGCTCACCACCGGTAACAAGAGCGAGATGGCGGTCGGCTACGCCACCCTCTACGGCGATATGGCCGGCGGCTTTGATGTGCTCAAGGATGTGCCCAAGTCGATGGTGTTTGCCCTCTCCAACTACCGTAACAGCCTCTCACCGGCGATCCCCCAACGGGTGATTGATCGCCCCCCCTCCGCCGAGCTGGCCCCTGACCAGGTCGATGAGGACAGCCTGCCACCCTACGATGTGCTCGACCCCATGCTGGAGCTCTATATCGAGCAGGACCAGAGCGCGGAGGCGATCATCGCCCAGGGCTTTGAACGCGAGTCGGTTTACCGGGTGCTACGTATGGTCGATATCAATGAGTACAAACGCCGCCAGGCCGCCATCGGGGTACGGATCACCTCGCGGGGGTTTGGGCGTGACCGTCGCTATCCCGTGACCTCCGGCTGGAAGCAGGGGGATTGA
- the rluD gene encoding 23S rRNA pseudouridine(1911/1915/1917) synthase RluD produces MAEQIEISAVVPMEMGGQRLDRIAAHCFPDYSRSRLQEWIRDGLLTVDGQSRKTRDKLVGGESLKVRVEVEDEERWEAQPMELDILYEDESILVINKPAGLVVHPGAGNAEGTLLNGLLHHCPDNASVPRAGIVHRLDKDTTGLMVVAKTLAAHTDLVEQLQARSVSREYEAVTIGVMTAGGTVDKPIGRHSTQRTRMAVTATGKPAVTHYRVLDKFRHHTHIRVGLETGRTHQIRVHMSHIHFPLVGDPLYAGRLRLPPGATDALKTTLQGFHRQALHACQLGLYHPKRDEYMEWQVPLPADFLHLLSVLEEDLRAHAD; encoded by the coding sequence ATGGCTGAACAGATCGAAATCAGTGCGGTGGTTCCTATGGAGATGGGCGGTCAGCGCCTCGATCGCATTGCGGCCCACTGCTTTCCCGATTATTCACGGTCTCGATTGCAGGAGTGGATTCGCGATGGCCTGCTGACCGTGGATGGACAGTCCCGCAAAACCCGCGACAAGCTGGTGGGGGGAGAGTCCCTCAAGGTTCGGGTCGAGGTGGAGGATGAGGAGCGCTGGGAGGCCCAGCCTATGGAGCTGGATATCCTCTACGAGGATGAGAGCATCCTGGTGATTAACAAACCCGCGGGACTGGTGGTTCACCCCGGCGCCGGCAACGCCGAAGGTACCTTGCTGAACGGCCTGCTGCACCACTGCCCGGATAACGCCAGCGTGCCCCGCGCCGGCATTGTGCACCGTCTCGACAAGGACACCACCGGGTTGATGGTGGTGGCCAAGACACTGGCGGCCCATACCGATCTGGTTGAGCAGTTGCAGGCCCGCAGTGTGAGTCGCGAATACGAGGCGGTGACCATCGGCGTAATGACGGCCGGTGGTACGGTCGATAAGCCGATCGGGCGACACTCGACCCAACGCACCCGCATGGCGGTGACCGCCACCGGCAAGCCGGCGGTGACCCACTACCGGGTGCTCGACAAGTTCCGCCACCATACCCATATCCGGGTCGGGTTGGAGACCGGCCGTACCCACCAGATCCGTGTGCACATGAGCCATATACACTTTCCGCTGGTGGGCGACCCCCTTTATGCGGGGCGCCTGCGCCTGCCTCCCGGTGCGACCGATGCGCTGAAAACGACGCTACAGGGCTTTCATCGGCAGGCGCTGCATGCCTGCCAGCTGGGGCTCTACCACCCTAAACGGGATGAGTACATGGAGTGGCAGGTGCCGCTGCCCGCAGACTTCCTGCACCTGCTCTCCGTGCTGGAGGAGGATCTTCGAGCCCATGCCGACTGA
- a CDS encoding type IV pilin protein, with protein MNSIKPLGFTLIELIIVVAITAILAVIAIPAYQNTVYKGHRAEAKAALTEIASIQERIFTETRTYVNNAGRGRFNLDANFDTENGYYRITVANAGCTVNVAGAFVDYDGNGTDDSDDLFTCFTATATARGAQANDTACTSLSIDQNGTKTATGTDAANCW; from the coding sequence GTGAACTCCATAAAGCCGCTTGGATTTACCCTGATTGAGCTGATCATTGTGGTGGCGATAACCGCTATTCTTGCAGTGATTGCTATACCCGCCTACCAGAACACTGTTTACAAGGGACACAGGGCGGAGGCCAAGGCGGCACTGACCGAGATCGCTTCAATTCAGGAACGAATCTTTACCGAGACCCGCACCTACGTGAATAACGCCGGGCGGGGCCGCTTTAACCTCGACGCCAACTTCGATACCGAAAATGGCTATTACCGCATTACGGTCGCCAATGCGGGTTGCACCGTCAATGTGGCTGGCGCCTTTGTCGACTACGATGGCAACGGTACCGACGATTCCGATGACCTCTTTACCTGCTTCACCGCGACGGCTACGGCCAGGGGCGCCCAAGCCAACGACACCGCCTGTACCAGCTTATCCATCGACCAGAACGGCACCAAAACAGCAACCGGTACCGATGCAGCTAACTGCTGGTAG
- a CDS encoding glutaredoxin family protein, whose translation MFLIRFILGRIILTLDFIFTPRSPRRPEDQQQVLDQQTAKLALYQFQACPFCVKVRRAIKRQGLNIETRDARNNPLHRAELESEGGQVKVPCLRIETELGEVRWMYESSEIIHYLQQRFA comes from the coding sequence ATGTTTCTGATACGCTTTATTCTCGGGCGGATAATCCTGACCCTCGATTTTATTTTTACCCCGCGCTCCCCTCGCCGCCCCGAGGACCAGCAGCAGGTGCTGGACCAGCAGACCGCCAAGCTGGCGCTCTACCAGTTCCAGGCCTGCCCCTTCTGCGTAAAGGTGCGCCGCGCCATCAAGCGCCAGGGGCTGAACATTGAAACCCGGGACGCCAGGAACAACCCCCTGCACCGGGCGGAACTGGAGTCCGAGGGGGGGCAGGTCAAGGTCCCCTGCCTGCGCATCGAAACCGAGCTGGGCGAGGTGCGCTGGATGTACGAATCCTCGGAGATCATCCACTACCTGCAACAGCGTTTCGCCTAA
- a CDS encoding bile acid:sodium symporter, with the protein MRRYTMPIGLLLAFTCALLFPLPGQWLEQLGLVQWMVALIFLINGYQTRLQANSAAAGSLRLLLIGFLVNLLLAPWVGWWVVKLLPLSAEVAIGVLVMAAVPPTLATGIVMTRLARGDAGGAMLLTISLNLLGVFTIPLLLSLTLGSAELVELSPWPLLYKLALLVLLPFALGLLLRRGWESPALAAALLPLLPWGVILSAWMLMSRSQHTLLTVKPLEMVWAAAAGLLVHLVLLGCCHRAGRAWLASEGQRRALLFTASQKTLPVAISVMAALAVGQGGGVALLSCILYHFLQLLVDSYLAGRLAR; encoded by the coding sequence ATGCGCCGCTATACGATGCCGATCGGCCTGCTGCTGGCCTTTACCTGTGCCCTGCTGTTTCCGCTCCCCGGACAGTGGCTCGAGCAGCTGGGGCTGGTGCAGTGGATGGTGGCCCTCATCTTCCTGATCAACGGTTACCAGACCCGGTTGCAGGCAAATTCCGCCGCGGCGGGTAGCCTGCGCCTGCTGCTGATCGGTTTCCTGGTCAATCTGCTGCTGGCCCCCTGGGTGGGCTGGTGGGTGGTGAAACTCCTGCCCCTCAGTGCCGAGGTCGCTATCGGTGTGCTGGTGATGGCGGCGGTCCCTCCCACCCTGGCGACCGGGATCGTGATGACGCGCCTCGCGCGGGGTGACGCCGGGGGGGCGATGCTGTTAACCATCAGCCTCAACCTGTTGGGCGTGTTCACCATTCCCCTGCTGCTGAGCCTGACCCTGGGCAGTGCGGAGCTGGTGGAGCTCTCCCCCTGGCCGTTGCTCTACAAACTGGCGCTGTTGGTGTTACTGCCCTTTGCCCTGGGGTTGCTGCTGCGCCGCGGCTGGGAGTCTCCGGCGCTGGCCGCCGCACTGCTCCCGCTTCTCCCCTGGGGGGTTATTCTGTCCGCGTGGATGCTGATGTCCCGCTCCCAGCACACCCTGCTGACCGTGAAGCCGCTGGAGATGGTGTGGGCGGCGGCAGCGGGGTTGCTGGTGCATCTGGTGCTGCTCGGGTGCTGCCATCGGGCGGGTAGGGCCTGGTTGGCCAGTGAGGGGCAGCGGCGGGCACTGTTGTTTACCGCTTCCCAGAAAACCCTGCCGGTCGCGATCAGCGTAATGGCCGCGCTGGCGGTTGGGCAGGGCGGAGGGGTAGCGCTTCTTAGCTGCATTCTCTACCACTTTCTGCAGCTGCTGGTGGACTCTTATCTGGCGGGTCGATTGGCCCGTTAG
- a CDS encoding sigma-54-dependent transcriptional regulator: protein MSHTTALIVDDEPDIRELLEITLSRMGLKTHSAANLQDARLLLQKNRFDLCLTDMQLPDGNGIELVKHIQKYCSDTPVAMITAFGSMDTAVDALKAGAFDFVSKPVELNRLRDLVNTALKLNRHTEPSPEQSTPMLGESPRIAKLQAQIRKLARSQAPVYISGESGSGKELVARKIHEQGPRAEAPFIPVNCGAIPSELMESEFFGHTKGSFTGATAAKAGLFQAATGGTLFLDEVADLPLHMQVKLLRAIQEKSVRPVGSEQEIAVDVRILSATHKDLAQLVKEQQFRQDLFYRINVIELKVPSLRERSEDIPLLAQSILRKLAEECDTTPPQLDQEALDALMRYPFPGNVRELENILERAFTLCEEEQIGAEDLQLEPAQPLESENAPLPTLGVDSLEAYMETIERSAITQALEKTRGNKTAAAKQLGISFRALRYRLKKLEME, encoded by the coding sequence ATGAGCCACACCACCGCCCTGATTGTCGATGATGAGCCCGATATTCGCGAGCTGCTGGAGATCACTCTCAGTCGTATGGGGCTGAAAACCCACTCGGCTGCAAACCTTCAGGATGCCCGTCTTTTGCTGCAAAAAAATCGCTTCGACCTGTGCCTGACGGATATGCAGCTGCCCGATGGTAACGGCATTGAGCTGGTCAAACACATCCAGAAATACTGCAGTGACACCCCGGTCGCCATGATCACCGCCTTTGGCAGTATGGATACCGCAGTGGATGCCCTTAAAGCGGGCGCCTTCGATTTTGTCTCCAAACCCGTAGAGCTGAATCGACTGAGAGACCTGGTCAACACCGCCCTCAAGCTGAACCGTCACACGGAGCCCTCTCCCGAACAGAGCACGCCAATGCTGGGGGAGTCCCCGCGCATCGCAAAACTGCAGGCCCAGATCCGTAAACTGGCCCGCAGCCAGGCACCGGTCTATATCAGCGGCGAGTCGGGCAGCGGCAAGGAGCTGGTGGCCCGCAAGATCCACGAGCAGGGTCCCCGGGCAGAAGCTCCCTTTATCCCGGTCAACTGCGGCGCGATTCCCTCTGAGTTGATGGAGAGCGAATTTTTTGGCCACACAAAAGGCAGCTTTACCGGCGCCACGGCTGCCAAGGCGGGGCTTTTCCAGGCCGCCACCGGGGGCACCCTGTTCCTCGATGAGGTGGCGGACCTGCCGCTTCATATGCAGGTAAAACTGCTGCGCGCCATTCAGGAGAAGTCCGTGCGCCCCGTGGGAAGCGAACAGGAGATAGCGGTAGACGTTCGTATCCTCAGCGCCACCCATAAGGATCTCGCGCAGCTGGTCAAGGAGCAGCAGTTTCGTCAGGACCTCTTCTACCGCATCAACGTGATTGAGCTCAAGGTTCCCAGCCTGCGCGAGCGCAGCGAAGATATCCCCCTGCTGGCCCAAAGCATTTTGCGCAAGCTGGCCGAGGAGTGCGACACCACTCCGCCCCAGCTGGACCAGGAGGCGCTGGATGCATTGATGCGTTACCCCTTCCCCGGCAATGTGCGTGAGCTGGAAAACATTCTCGAGCGGGCCTTTACCCTCTGCGAAGAGGAACAGATCGGCGCCGAAGACCTCCAGCTCGAACCCGCCCAGCCCCTTGAAAGCGAGAACGCCCCTCTCCCCACCTTAGGGGTGGATTCCCTCGAAGCCTATATGGAAACGATCGAGCGCAGCGCCATCACCCAGGCCCTTGAAAAGACCCGGGGCAACAAGACCGCCGCTGCCAAACAACTGGGCATCAGTTTTCGCGCCCTCCGTTATCGCCTGAAAAAACTGGAGATGGAGTAA
- the thiO gene encoding glycine oxidase ThiO translates to MSDTLIVGAGVIGLMLARSLAQQGQRVTLLDRQALGRGASWAGGGIVSPLYPWRYPDAVTRLASWSQGFYPQLSAELNHQTHIDPQYRQQGLLMLEIDDEAQALAWSARYGRELERVDGHRVRELEPALGGDRPTGLWMPTVGSIRNPRLLQALTRWVRQSPRIEVFESCGLVSLITEGGAVSGAFSQRFGRHEADAVVVAAGAWSAPLLSPFGISLPVFPVRGQMLLYRATPGLVRRVSLIGNRYVIPRRDGRVLVGSSLEYEGYHCHPTIEQRRSLEQSAEGIIPALAGFPVERHWAGLRPGSPGGIPFIGKAPGVDRLYVSAGHFRNGLVLAPASTALMTSMLTGQACGIDGAPYALPRD, encoded by the coding sequence GTGAGCGACACACTGATCGTGGGTGCCGGGGTCATCGGCTTGATGCTGGCGCGTTCGCTGGCCCAACAGGGACAGCGGGTTACCCTGTTGGACCGCCAGGCATTGGGCCGCGGCGCCAGTTGGGCGGGGGGAGGGATCGTCTCTCCCCTCTACCCCTGGCGCTATCCGGACGCGGTTACCCGGTTAGCCAGCTGGTCGCAGGGCTTTTACCCCCAGCTGAGCGCAGAGCTTAACCACCAAACCCACATCGACCCCCAGTACCGCCAGCAGGGGCTGCTGATGCTGGAGATTGATGATGAGGCCCAGGCGCTGGCGTGGTCTGCCCGCTATGGGCGTGAGCTGGAGCGGGTCGATGGCCACCGTGTTCGTGAGCTGGAGCCGGCACTGGGTGGCGATCGGCCTACGGGGCTATGGATGCCGACCGTGGGCAGTATCCGCAACCCCCGCCTGTTGCAGGCGCTGACTCGCTGGGTGCGGCAATCGCCGCGGATAGAGGTGTTTGAGTCCTGCGGTTTGGTAAGCCTCATTACCGAAGGGGGAGCGGTGAGCGGCGCGTTTTCCCAGCGCTTCGGTCGCCATGAGGCGGATGCGGTGGTGGTAGCGGCGGGGGCCTGGAGTGCACCCCTGTTAAGCCCCTTTGGGATCAGCTTGCCGGTTTTTCCAGTGCGGGGTCAGATGTTACTCTACCGGGCGACTCCGGGGCTGGTCCGGCGGGTGAGCCTGATCGGGAATCGTTATGTGATACCCCGTCGGGATGGGCGGGTGCTGGTCGGCAGTTCGCTGGAGTATGAGGGCTATCACTGCCACCCGACGATTGAACAACGGCGTAGCCTGGAACAGTCCGCGGAGGGGATTATTCCCGCCCTGGCGGGGTTTCCGGTAGAGCGCCACTGGGCCGGGCTGCGACCGGGCTCACCCGGAGGTATCCCCTTTATCGGCAAAGCGCCTGGGGTCGATCGCCTGTATGTGAGCGCGGGTCATTTTCGTAACGGGCTGGTGCTGGCTCCCGCCTCAACCGCGTTGATGACTTCAATGTTAACGGGGCAAGCCTGTGGTATTGATGGGGCTCCCTATGCCCTGCCACGGGACTGA
- a CDS encoding GspH/FimT family pseudopilin produces MNWKQRGATLVELACVCAVVGVVATLAVPTLGEVIEGQRMRATLSTLRLVVKSARQLAIMNTTTVTLCPSADFVHCSDDWRQPLILFADPNRNEQVDADEKIERWVTLEPGNAVVEWRSLKPYLQFSREGFSLGTNGSLRYCPSDRQQTQRFRKLVVSRLGRVRHDRPRNGISPSQLAASFGCTTP; encoded by the coding sequence ATGAATTGGAAACAACGGGGGGCGACACTGGTGGAGCTTGCCTGCGTCTGCGCTGTTGTGGGGGTGGTCGCCACACTGGCAGTGCCGACCCTGGGAGAGGTCATTGAGGGGCAACGAATGAGAGCCACCCTCAGCACCCTGAGGCTGGTGGTCAAAAGCGCACGTCAACTGGCGATTATGAACACCACCACAGTAACCCTCTGCCCAAGCGCCGACTTTGTGCACTGCAGTGATGACTGGAGGCAACCCCTGATCCTGTTTGCCGACCCCAACCGTAACGAGCAGGTGGATGCCGACGAAAAGATCGAGCGCTGGGTAACCCTTGAACCGGGCAATGCCGTAGTGGAGTGGCGCTCCCTAAAGCCCTACCTGCAGTTTTCCCGGGAGGGTTTCAGCCTCGGCACCAACGGCAGCTTGCGTTACTGCCCCTCCGACCGCCAACAAACGCAGCGGTTTCGCAAGCTGGTGGTATCGCGGCTAGGGCGCGTTCGGCATGACCGGCCGCGCAATGGAATAAGCCCATCCCAGCTGGCCGCCTCCTTTGGCTGCACCACCCCTTAA
- a CDS encoding two-component system sensor histidine kinase NtrB, with translation MIISNQQRNQQLLGIYNGYRILLAILFLAATFTDIGQQLVTFSHLERFQVFSVSYALINILVALVSNRVRTRAHYFAVCCLDILLLTTLIFLSGNKSAVLGNLIIIAVAAGNVLITGRAGTLLAAIATLGMLGTSLYYTVLRDTPMQGHINAGVLGLLFFASAFVMQSLAERLRRSEQQRLEQQDQYRQLQQLNHSIIQRMRTGILVVDDHRQIVLMNEAAAQMLDCPQKSAPLNLVSPELNQRLQNWIENPTLRGEPFKVRPNTPTIQANFTELEPMAGQRHRLVFLDDTLMLAQQAQQLKLASLGRLTASIAHEIRNPLGAISHAAQLMQESPDLPEGDLRLLEIIQNHSRRMNRIIENVLQLSRRRASLTEQFSLNQWLRQYIEEYRLGGPPDTRIDLDASEEIEVRMDRDQFTQVLSNLCQNGLRYSVMKNGHPTLRLHTGVKADTGHPYLDVIDQGPGVPEAIREHLFEPFYTTETNGTGLGLYLSRELCEANHASLELLESEAGCRFRITFPHPEKRIH, from the coding sequence TTGATCATCAGCAATCAACAGCGAAACCAGCAGCTACTGGGCATCTACAATGGCTACCGCATCCTGCTGGCGATATTGTTCCTGGCCGCCACCTTCACCGACATCGGCCAACAGCTGGTCACTTTTTCTCATCTGGAGCGGTTCCAGGTCTTCAGCGTCAGCTACGCGCTGATCAACATCCTTGTTGCGCTGGTCAGCAACCGGGTGCGCACCCGGGCCCACTACTTCGCCGTCTGCTGCCTTGATATCCTGCTGCTGACCACCCTGATCTTCCTCAGCGGCAACAAGAGCGCGGTGCTGGGTAACCTGATCATTATCGCGGTGGCGGCCGGAAACGTCCTCATTACCGGCCGCGCCGGAACCCTGCTGGCGGCCATCGCCACCCTGGGTATGCTGGGGACCAGCCTTTACTACACCGTACTGCGTGACACCCCCATGCAGGGCCACATCAACGCGGGTGTACTGGGGCTGCTGTTTTTTGCCAGCGCCTTCGTGATGCAGAGCCTGGCTGAACGCCTGCGACGCAGCGAACAGCAGCGATTGGAGCAGCAGGACCAATACCGGCAACTGCAGCAGCTTAACCACAGCATCATCCAGCGCATGCGCACCGGCATTCTGGTCGTCGATGATCACCGCCAGATCGTGCTGATGAACGAGGCGGCGGCGCAGATGCTCGACTGCCCGCAAAAGTCAGCCCCGTTGAACCTGGTCTCGCCCGAACTCAACCAGCGGCTGCAAAACTGGATTGAAAACCCGACGCTGCGCGGGGAACCCTTTAAGGTACGCCCCAATACTCCGACCATCCAGGCCAACTTTACCGAACTGGAGCCAATGGCAGGGCAGCGGCACCGACTGGTGTTCCTGGACGATACCCTGATGCTGGCGCAGCAGGCCCAGCAACTCAAACTCGCCTCCCTCGGCCGCCTGACCGCCAGTATTGCCCACGAGATTCGTAACCCGCTGGGCGCCATCAGCCACGCGGCGCAACTGATGCAGGAGTCACCGGACCTGCCCGAAGGCGACCTGCGGCTTTTGGAGATCATCCAGAACCACTCAAGGCGCATGAATCGCATTATCGAAAACGTATTACAGCTGTCGCGCCGCCGGGCCAGCCTGACAGAACAGTTTTCCCTGAACCAATGGCTGCGCCAGTACATTGAGGAGTACCGCCTTGGGGGACCGCCCGACACCCGCATCGACCTCGACGCCAGCGAAGAGATCGAGGTGCGCATGGATCGGGACCAGTTCACCCAGGTCCTGAGCAACCTGTGTCAAAACGGCTTACGTTACAGCGTAATGAAAAACGGCCATCCCACTCTTCGCCTGCACACCGGCGTCAAAGCCGATACCGGTCACCCCTATCTGGATGTGATTGACCAGGGCCCCGGGGTTCCCGAGGCGATTCGCGAACACCTGTTCGAGCCGTTCTACACCACCGAAACCAACGGGACCGGGCTCGGGCTCTATCTCTCCAGGGAGCTATGCGAAGCCAACCATGCTAGTCTGGAACTACTGGAAAGTGAGGCAGGCTGCCGTTTTCGCATCACCTTCCCCCACCCGGAAAAACGCATCCATTGA
- a CDS encoding outer membrane protein assembly factor BamD: MRSFRNLITPLVALLLVACAADDKNLIPEDLSETELYRKAQSALELRNFGEAVDNLRALESRYPFGSYAEHAQLELIYAYYMRQEPESAKATAERFIRLHPQHPNVDYAYYMKGLASYTADVGLMERYVEIDMSRRDPGQARDSFTEFAELLNRFPESPYATDARQRMIFLRNQLSLYEIHVADYYLKRKAYVAAVNRGQYVVENMQRTPAVPAALAVMVEGYLQLGLDEEAQSTLEVMRLNYPKHPSLDEAGNFIGYKRFDDVDPSVWTIISFDLIGGGEAETPQPPASSD; this comes from the coding sequence ATGCGCTCATTCCGCAACCTGATAACTCCGCTGGTGGCCCTGTTGCTCGTCGCCTGCGCCGCGGACGATAAAAACCTGATCCCCGAAGACCTCTCGGAAACCGAACTCTACCGCAAGGCCCAGTCGGCCCTGGAGTTGAGAAACTTCGGTGAGGCCGTGGATAACCTGCGAGCACTGGAGTCGCGCTACCCCTTCGGCTCCTACGCAGAGCACGCGCAGCTGGAGCTGATCTACGCCTACTATATGCGCCAGGAACCCGAATCGGCCAAGGCCACCGCCGAGCGTTTTATCCGCCTGCACCCCCAGCACCCCAATGTCGATTACGCCTACTACATGAAAGGCCTAGCCTCCTACACCGCCGACGTGGGCTTAATGGAGCGCTACGTCGAGATCGATATGAGCCGTCGGGACCCGGGACAGGCACGGGACTCCTTCACCGAATTTGCCGAACTGCTCAACCGCTTTCCCGAAAGCCCATACGCCACCGACGCCCGCCAGCGCATGATCTTCCTGCGCAACCAGTTGTCGCTCTACGAGATCCATGTGGCGGATTACTACCTGAAGCGTAAAGCCTATGTCGCCGCTGTGAACCGTGGCCAGTACGTTGTGGAAAACATGCAGCGCACCCCCGCTGTACCCGCCGCACTGGCCGTGATGGTGGAGGGGTACCTCCAGCTCGGCCTGGACGAGGAGGCACAAAGCACCCTCGAGGTAATGCGCCTTAACTACCCCAAACATCCCTCGCTGGATGAAGCGGGCAACTTCATCGGTTACAAGCGCTTTGACGATGTTGATCCCTCGGTCTGGACCATCATCAGCTTTGACCTGATTGGTGGTGGAGAGGCCGAAACACCACAACCGCCGGCCAGCAGTGACTGA